A part of Saccharomonospora amisosensis genomic DNA contains:
- a CDS encoding PPOX class F420-dependent oxidoreductase, translating to MRQMSKAEWWSFANEGTRTGKLGVIRADGSPHVTPIWFVLNEGGADGADEFVFNTGATSVKGRSLRAESRVSMAVDDQRPPYSYVHFTGEASISEDLDEMLHWATVIGGRYMGAEQAEAFGKRNAVPGEYLVRVRITNVVAHADVSD from the coding sequence ATGCGGCAGATGTCCAAAGCAGAGTGGTGGTCGTTCGCGAACGAGGGCACAAGGACGGGCAAGCTGGGCGTGATCCGCGCCGATGGTTCCCCCCACGTCACCCCCATCTGGTTCGTGCTCAACGAAGGCGGTGCCGACGGGGCCGACGAGTTCGTGTTCAACACCGGCGCGACCTCGGTCAAGGGCAGGTCGCTGCGGGCCGAGTCGAGGGTGTCGATGGCGGTGGACGACCAGCGTCCGCCGTACTCCTACGTGCACTTCACCGGTGAGGCCAGCATCAGCGAGGACCTGGACGAGATGCTGCACTGGGCCACCGTCATCGGCGGGCGGTACATGGGTGCCGAGCAGGCCGAGGCGTTCGGCAAGCGCAACGCGGTGCCGGGCGAGTACCTGGTGCGGGTGCGGATCACCAACGTGGTCGCCCACGCCGACGTGTCCGACTGA
- a CDS encoding MSMEG_6728 family protein, with protein MQTFLPYPDFAASAAVLDVRRLGKQRVEALQVLRALTVPGHGWRHHPAVRMWAGYEEALTRYGLTMCARWTESGRADTCATKLVADLARTRGRAKVRQQRELAEAGELPPWLGDPRFHRSHRSALLRKDPDFYGGLFGDVPPDLPYVWPRSDRTGSVRVAPDRERPPSPPRSAPRRRSE; from the coding sequence ATGCAGACCTTCCTGCCCTACCCGGACTTCGCGGCCTCCGCGGCGGTGCTGGACGTGCGCAGGCTCGGCAAGCAGCGGGTGGAGGCGCTGCAGGTGCTGCGGGCCCTGACGGTGCCCGGGCACGGCTGGCGGCATCATCCCGCGGTGCGGATGTGGGCGGGCTACGAGGAAGCACTCACCCGGTACGGCCTGACCATGTGTGCGCGCTGGACCGAGAGCGGGCGCGCCGACACCTGCGCGACCAAACTGGTGGCCGACCTCGCCCGCACCCGGGGCCGCGCGAAGGTGCGCCAGCAGCGGGAACTGGCGGAAGCGGGTGAACTGCCGCCGTGGCTGGGCGATCCACGGTTCCACCGAAGTCACCGCTCGGCGCTGCTGCGCAAGGACCCGGACTTCTACGGCGGGCTGTTCGGCGATGTCCCGCCCGACCTGCCGTACGTATGGCCGCGATCGGATCGGACGGGATCGGTCCGGGTCGCGCCGGACCGCGAGCGACCGCCGTCGCCGCCCCGGTCGGCTCCCCGGCGGCGCAGCGAGTAG
- a CDS encoding FAD-dependent oxidoreductase — protein sequence MSRDRRSRRHPAPQGRRTVASPAPRVVVAGGGIAGLAAATGLAERGVAVDLFERAPYLGGRVGGWTTTLPDGTRTGMSRGFHAFFRQYYNLRALLRRADPQLAGLLALPDYPLVDAHGRVDSFLGVPRTPPWNALGFVARSPTFAVRDVPRLNARAALSLLDVRVPDTYRELDDLDARTLLERIGFPPAAQHLAFDVFSRSFFAHPRRLSAAELAVMFHLYFLGSAEGLLFDVPRAPFHLLWQPLAEYLRRRGATINEGVPVNRVEQGGTRRLRVYAGERAVDADAVVLALDVTGLREVVDSSPGLGTGPWRERIAAQQTAPPFCVRRLWLDRGVGTGRPAFLAVGGLPPLDNISLLDRYDSDAAGWATRHGGSVVELHAYAATGPRARVESELLARLRAVYPETTRARIVADRVEWRADCPLFAPGTFRHRPGVLTPVDGLVLAGDCVRVDLPVALMERAATTGWQAANQLLARWGVAGHDLLSVPTSGRHTVLRGLAALLR from the coding sequence ATGAGTCGCGACCGCAGGAGCAGACGGCATCCGGCACCGCAAGGCCGCCGCACCGTCGCCTCTCCCGCACCACGGGTCGTGGTGGCCGGTGGCGGAATCGCGGGGCTCGCGGCGGCCACCGGGCTGGCGGAGCGAGGCGTGGCGGTGGACCTGTTCGAACGCGCGCCGTACCTGGGTGGCCGGGTCGGCGGGTGGACCACCACACTGCCCGACGGCACCCGCACCGGGATGAGCCGTGGTTTCCACGCGTTCTTCAGGCAGTACTACAACCTGCGCGCGCTGCTGCGCAGGGCCGACCCGCAGCTGGCGGGACTGCTTGCCCTGCCGGACTACCCGCTGGTCGACGCGCACGGCAGGGTGGACAGCTTCCTCGGGGTGCCGCGCACGCCGCCGTGGAACGCGCTGGGCTTCGTCGCCCGCAGCCCGACGTTCGCCGTCCGTGACGTGCCACGGCTGAACGCGCGGGCGGCCCTTTCGCTGCTGGACGTGCGGGTACCGGACACCTACCGAGAACTCGACGACCTGGACGCGCGGACCCTGCTGGAACGCATCGGGTTTCCGCCCGCGGCGCAACACCTGGCGTTCGACGTGTTCTCGCGCAGCTTTTTCGCTCACCCTCGGCGGCTTTCGGCGGCGGAACTGGCGGTGATGTTCCACCTGTACTTCCTCGGCTCGGCCGAGGGGCTGCTGTTCGACGTGCCGCGCGCGCCGTTCCACCTGCTGTGGCAGCCGCTGGCGGAGTACCTGCGGCGCCGCGGCGCCACGATCAACGAGGGGGTGCCGGTCAACCGGGTCGAGCAGGGCGGCACGCGGCGGCTGCGGGTCTACGCGGGAGAGCGGGCGGTCGACGCCGACGCCGTCGTGCTGGCGCTGGACGTAACGGGGCTGCGCGAAGTGGTCGACTCCTCCCCGGGCCTTGGCACCGGCCCGTGGCGGGAACGCATCGCCGCGCAGCAAACGGCACCGCCGTTCTGCGTGCGCAGGCTGTGGCTGGACCGAGGGGTCGGCACCGGCCGTCCTGCGTTCCTCGCGGTCGGCGGGCTGCCGCCGCTGGACAACATCAGCCTGCTCGACCGATACGACAGTGACGCCGCCGGTTGGGCTACCCGGCACGGCGGTTCGGTAGTGGAACTGCACGCCTACGCCGCCACCGGGCCGCGCGCGCGGGTGGAGTCGGAACTGCTGGCCAGGCTGCGAGCCGTCTACCCGGAGACCACGCGGGCGCGCATCGTGGCGGACCGCGTGGAGTGGCGCGCCGACTGCCCGCTGTTCGCACCCGGCACGTTCCGACACAGACCCGGCGTGCTCACCCCGGTGGACGGGCTCGTGCTCGCGGGCGACTGCGTCCGCGTCGACCTGCCGGTGGCGCTCATGGAGCGCGCCGCCACCACCGGCTGGCAGGCGGCCAACCAACTGCTGGCGCGGTGGGGGGTGGCCGGGCACGACCTGCTCAGCGTGCCGACCAGCGGGCGACACACCGTGCTTCGGGGCCTCGCCGCGCTGCTGCGCTGA
- a CDS encoding class I SAM-dependent methyltransferase, which yields MGTALTRQDVPAAFDAAAAAYDRLVGLNPGYHANLREAAATARQAGPHILDAGCGTGASTAALLAADPGAAVVAVDASRGMLDVARAKEWPGSVRFVHSRVETLPDAGVRGPFDAAFAAYLVRNLPDPDATLTTLRRLLRPGGLLVVHDYSLSPNLLPRLTWHAVCWSMIIPAGRLAAGDARLYRYLWRSVRRFDSPPRFADRLRAAGFTDVGCRGVGGWQRGIVHTFHARKARA from the coding sequence ATGGGTACCGCGCTCACTCGGCAGGACGTGCCCGCCGCCTTCGACGCCGCCGCGGCCGCCTACGACCGGCTCGTCGGCCTCAATCCCGGCTACCACGCCAACTTGCGGGAGGCCGCCGCCACGGCGCGGCAGGCGGGTCCCCACATCCTGGACGCGGGCTGTGGCACCGGGGCGTCGACCGCCGCGCTGCTGGCCGCCGATCCCGGCGCGGCCGTGGTGGCGGTGGACGCCTCGCGCGGCATGCTCGACGTCGCGCGCGCCAAGGAGTGGCCCGGCTCGGTGCGGTTCGTGCACAGCCGGGTTGAGACGCTGCCGGACGCGGGGGTGCGGGGACCGTTCGACGCCGCCTTCGCCGCCTACCTGGTGCGCAACCTGCCCGACCCCGACGCCACGCTGACGACGCTGCGGCGGCTGCTGCGCCCCGGCGGGCTGCTGGTGGTGCATGACTACAGCCTGAGCCCGAACCTGTTGCCCCGGCTGACCTGGCACGCGGTGTGCTGGTCGATGATCATCCCGGCTGGCAGGCTCGCCGCGGGCGACGCGCGGTTGTACCGCTACCTGTGGCGCAGCGTGCGGCGGTTCGACTCGCCGCCGCGGTTCGCCGACCGCCTCCGGGCGGCCGGTTTCACCGACGTGGGCTGCCGTGGCGTCGGCGGCTGGCAACGCGGCATCGTGCACACCTTCCACGCCAGAAAGGCGCGGGCATGA
- a CDS encoding lycopene cyclase domain-containing protein, with product MIGLGYTVPALLSVAAVVLIEVAWLRTGLFRRKAYWLTLAIVFAFQVPVDGWLTKLSAPIVHYDAAHFLGLRFPLDIPVEDFLFGFSLVTATLLGWTHHERKETAGRVRISRGTPEGP from the coding sequence ATGATCGGCCTCGGCTACACGGTGCCCGCGCTGCTTTCGGTGGCCGCCGTCGTGCTCATCGAGGTCGCCTGGCTGCGCACCGGACTGTTCCGTCGCAAGGCGTACTGGCTGACACTGGCCATCGTGTTCGCCTTCCAGGTACCGGTGGACGGGTGGCTGACCAAGCTGAGCGCGCCGATCGTGCACTACGACGCCGCGCATTTCCTGGGGCTGAGGTTCCCGCTGGACATCCCGGTGGAGGACTTCCTGTTCGGCTTCAGCCTCGTCACGGCCACCCTGCTCGGCTGGACCCACCACGAACGCAAGGAAACAGCCGGACGGGTGCGGATTTCCCGCGGCACACCGGAGGGGCCGTGA
- a CDS encoding lycopene cyclase domain-containing protein, producing the protein MESTEQLHYLLVLAACLAVTLPLEFTGAGVYRKPGRLLRALGPPAAAFLVWDVAAIAAGVWSISPDYTLGARAAPGLPVEEALFFLVIPLCAVLTFETVRKLPLGERP; encoded by the coding sequence ATGGAATCGACCGAACAACTGCACTATCTGCTCGTACTGGCCGCCTGCCTCGCCGTCACGCTGCCGCTGGAGTTCACCGGCGCGGGCGTGTACCGCAAGCCCGGCAGGCTGCTGCGCGCGCTCGGTCCCCCTGCTGCGGCGTTTCTGGTGTGGGATGTCGCCGCCATCGCCGCGGGGGTGTGGAGCATCAGCCCCGACTACACCCTCGGGGCCAGGGCTGCGCCGGGTCTACCCGTCGAGGAGGCGCTGTTCTTCCTGGTGATCCCGTTGTGCGCGGTGCTGACGTTCGAGACCGTGCGCAAACTGCCGCTCGGGGAGCGGCCATGA